One Chryseobacterium sp. StRB126 genomic region harbors:
- a CDS encoding curli production assembly/transport component CsgF → MKTIVIILIFIAGIFQGKSQQLVYKPINPAFGGDTFNYQWLLSSANAQNPFDEKKDYTNLLDRMNSLDSFTQSLNRQILSELSRKLFEDQFGSGNIQPGNYLFGSLYLQITNTNQGLLINILDTGTGDQSEIVIPK, encoded by the coding sequence ATGAAAACTATAGTTATTATTTTGATTTTTATTGCGGGTATTTTCCAAGGGAAATCTCAGCAACTCGTTTATAAGCCGATTAACCCAGCATTTGGCGGAGATACTTTTAATTATCAGTGGCTTTTAAGCTCAGCCAATGCACAGAATCCATTTGATGAAAAAAAAGATTATACTAATCTGCTTGACCGTATGAATTCTCTTGATAGCTTCACCCAGAGTCTAAACAGACAAATCCTTAGTGAACTTTCAAGAAAGCTTTTTGAAGACCAGTTTGGGAGTGGAAATATACAACCGGGTAATTATCTTTTCGGATCATTATACCTTCAGATTACCAATACCAATCAGGGACTTTTAATTAATATTTTGGATACCGGTACAGGCGATCAGTCCGAGATCGTAATTCCAAAATAA
- a CDS encoding NAD(P)H-dependent flavin oxidoreductase: MFWPDTISKKLGVKYPVIQAPMFGASTVQMVTAASRADCLGSLALADLSADESIELIRETKKLTDKPFAANIFVHHIPEITEDLKEKFVQTRQFLGQLAKDNGIEVSLPDLEELKVRSYHELVDAIIEENCKILSFTFGNLDDQSIQKLKENGVTLIGTCTSVREALILEKSGIDIICVQGTEAGGHRGTFDPVHVPQIGGLSLLSQVYDHVQVPLIYAGGIYNGKTLKAVNDLGAQGFQVGNLLLASQESAMLPFEKERLKKVREDEIMLTKSFSGRYARGVRNKYIEGVEDSEYILPYPYQNKLTNALRKAAKSKQNADFVGIWVGQSIHRYSENSTEEILKNLIKDCER, from the coding sequence ATGTTTTGGCCGGATACAATCAGTAAAAAATTAGGAGTGAAATATCCTGTTATTCAGGCTCCGATGTTTGGAGCGAGTACTGTACAGATGGTGACTGCAGCATCCCGTGCAGATTGTCTGGGCTCTTTGGCATTGGCAGACCTTTCAGCAGATGAATCCATTGAACTGATTAGAGAGACAAAAAAATTAACGGATAAGCCTTTTGCTGCTAATATTTTTGTACACCACATTCCTGAAATAACAGAGGATTTAAAAGAGAAATTTGTTCAAACCAGACAGTTTTTGGGGCAGCTGGCAAAAGACAATGGTATTGAAGTAAGTCTTCCTGATCTGGAAGAACTTAAAGTGAGATCCTATCATGAACTGGTAGATGCGATCATTGAAGAAAACTGCAAAATCCTAAGCTTTACTTTTGGAAATCTGGATGATCAAAGTATTCAGAAGCTGAAAGAAAATGGTGTAACACTGATTGGTACATGTACTTCAGTACGTGAAGCGTTGATTTTAGAAAAATCGGGAATTGATATCATCTGTGTGCAGGGAACAGAAGCTGGTGGTCATAGAGGAACTTTTGATCCTGTCCATGTTCCGCAGATTGGAGGATTATCTTTATTATCACAGGTGTACGACCATGTACAGGTTCCGTTGATCTATGCAGGCGGAATTTATAACGGAAAAACTTTAAAGGCTGTAAATGATTTGGGAGCACAGGGATTTCAGGTGGGGAATCTTCTGCTGGCTTCTCAGGAAAGTGCTATGCTGCCTTTCGAAAAAGAAAGGCTTAAAAAAGTAAGAGAAGATGAAATCATGTTGACGAAAAGCTTTTCAGGCAGATATGCAAGAGGAGTTAGAAACAAATACATTGAAGGCGTTGAAGATTCTGAATATATCTTACCTTATCCTTATCAGAATAAACTTACAAACGCATTACGGAAAGCTGCAAAATCTAAACAGAATGCAGACTTTGTTGGAATTTGGGTAGGGCAGTCTATCCATCGATATAGCGAAAATTCTACCGAAGAAATTTTGAAAAATCTGATTAAAGATTGTGAAAGATAG
- a CDS encoding alpha/beta fold hydrolase, translating to MKKSSLFILLLLSVFCMAQLYKGKIDTLLIPEIGGIKQAIDIKTDDSGKPILLFLSGGPGSSMRKNAESFTKLLKSKFTIVQWDQRDAGKTLELNPSPVQPSVELMGKDTYQVINFLRKELKQEKIYLLGSSWGNALGFYIVRNHPELLHAYFAVNPVVSQLESEKELLEILKDHFKADPVVSKELASVQIPFKVDEDLFYLRKWLFYKDGKQYVTGDEFKKGFLQWSKTWSPAWNEVMNIDLPKTLKKVDCPIYFFVGKNDVQTSTRITTDYFEKVKAPKKDLVLFENSGHQIHKDEAGKFQNAILQMVK from the coding sequence ATGAAAAAGTCAAGTCTTTTTATTCTTTTATTATTATCAGTATTTTGTATGGCACAATTATACAAAGGAAAAATAGATACCTTGCTTATTCCGGAAATTGGCGGAATAAAACAAGCCATAGATATTAAAACAGATGATTCCGGAAAACCGATACTGCTCTTTTTATCAGGAGGCCCTGGAAGCTCTATGAGAAAAAATGCTGAGTCTTTTACAAAACTTTTAAAAAGTAAATTCACCATTGTTCAATGGGATCAGAGAGATGCCGGAAAAACGCTGGAATTAAATCCTTCACCTGTTCAGCCTTCAGTGGAGTTGATGGGAAAAGATACTTATCAGGTGATCAATTTTCTGAGAAAAGAATTAAAACAGGAAAAAATATACCTGCTGGGCAGTTCATGGGGTAATGCTTTAGGATTTTACATCGTTAGAAATCATCCTGAACTGTTACATGCTTATTTTGCTGTAAATCCAGTGGTAAGCCAGTTAGAGAGTGAGAAAGAATTGCTTGAGATTTTAAAAGATCATTTCAAAGCAGATCCTGTTGTTTCTAAAGAATTAGCAAGTGTACAGATTCCGTTCAAAGTAGATGAAGATCTGTTTTATTTAAGAAAATGGCTTTTTTATAAAGACGGAAAACAATATGTAACTGGGGACGAATTCAAAAAAGGATTTCTTCAATGGTCAAAAACCTGGTCACCAGCTTGGAATGAGGTGATGAATATTGACCTTCCTAAGACTTTAAAGAAAGTGGATTGCCCTATTTATTTCTTTGTCGGTAAAAATGATGTTCAAACCTCTACGAGAATTACCACCGACTATTTTGAAAAAGTAAAAGCACCGAAAAAAGATCTTGTTTTATTTGAAAATTCAGGGCATCAGATTCATAAAGATGAAGCGGGAAAATTTCAAAATGCAATACTTCAGATGGTAAAATAA
- a CDS encoding GNAT family N-acetyltransferase, with protein sequence MEQYTFNKIEKDSEIPYGLLLLADETTEAIDQYIFKCNIYLLHNGTENIAVMALYKNNDTELEIKNIAVIESYRSKGIGSILMDKAKEIARDNHYEVLSVGTSDTGFQQIRFYEKNGFKKTGIRKDFFLENYPSPIYENGLQMRDMILLAHHITE encoded by the coding sequence ATGGAGCAATATACTTTTAATAAGATTGAAAAGGATTCAGAAATTCCTTATGGACTATTACTATTAGCAGATGAGACTACTGAAGCCATAGATCAGTACATCTTTAAATGCAATATCTATCTGTTACATAATGGAACAGAGAACATTGCCGTTATGGCCTTATACAAAAACAATGATACTGAGCTGGAGATTAAAAATATTGCTGTTATTGAAAGCTACAGAAGCAAAGGAATTGGGAGTATTTTAATGGATAAAGCCAAGGAAATTGCCCGTGACAATCATTATGAAGTCCTAAGTGTCGGAACTTCAGATACAGGATTTCAGCAGATCAGGTTTTATGAGAAAAACGGTTTCAAGAAAACGGGAATACGTAAAGATTTCTTTCTTGAAAATTACCCATCCCCGATTTATGAAAACGGTTTACAGATGCGGGATATGATTTTACTTGCCCATCATATTACGGAATAA
- a CDS encoding metallophosphoesterase family protein: MIQIAVFSDVHGNLPALEVVLKDIEQRGIHQKFCLGDLVDFAPWGNEVIERIQNLNIPCLMGNHDERIAFDLPVFPLSKHSEEETKARFIAIDHSKQHITEENKKFLSGLPFHLKLNYKTGHKHWNIQLVHSSLESNDTYLYESENDEVFMKILKDSKADLVVMGHTHLSFTKQFENKEWAVNCGSVGRSKEENRLASYLILTLDDEKIVPEIVQLSYPLEETARQIEESGIPDYYASFLRNEKVSIF, encoded by the coding sequence ATGATACAGATAGCAGTTTTCAGTGATGTACATGGGAATCTTCCTGCATTGGAAGTAGTATTGAAGGATATTGAGCAGAGAGGAATTCATCAGAAATTCTGCTTGGGAGATCTTGTAGATTTTGCCCCTTGGGGAAATGAAGTGATAGAAAGAATACAGAATTTGAATATTCCTTGTCTGATGGGCAATCATGATGAAAGAATTGCTTTTGATCTGCCTGTTTTTCCTTTATCCAAGCATTCTGAGGAAGAAACGAAGGCCAGATTTATTGCTATAGATCATTCTAAACAACATATTACAGAAGAAAACAAAAAGTTTCTTTCCGGCCTTCCTTTTCATTTGAAATTGAATTATAAAACTGGTCATAAACATTGGAATATCCAGTTGGTACATTCCAGTCTGGAAAGTAATGATACATATTTGTACGAATCGGAAAACGATGAGGTTTTTATGAAGATACTGAAAGATTCAAAGGCGGATCTGGTTGTGATGGGACACACTCATTTATCATTTACAAAACAGTTTGAAAATAAGGAATGGGCTGTTAATTGTGGTTCTGTAGGGCGTTCCAAAGAAGAAAACAGATTAGCTTCTTATTTGATTTTGACTTTAGATGATGAAAAGATTGTTCCTGAAATTGTACAGTTGAGCTATCCGCTTGAAGAGACAGCCCGCCAAATTGAAGAAAGTGGGATTCCGGATTATTATGCATCGTTTTTAAGAAATGAAAAAGTATCAATATTTTAA
- a CDS encoding NUDIX hydrolase, whose protein sequence is MENFGKDLLRKIKSVELPGEPAHGVFSPPYRPVFTYDEVIAKNPKFAAVNIVLYLKDNEWYFPLIQRTINEHDRHSGQISLPGGKREEMDQDFAETAVRETSEEIGIDKHYVKIIREMSPIYVPPSNFYVYPYISYTKKNPLFVLQQTEAVETIEFPITSFLNLSDTPEIMALPSAGGSEVPVINFNGYIIWGATAMILSEFSQLLKKM, encoded by the coding sequence ATGGAAAATTTTGGAAAAGATTTATTAAGGAAAATAAAAAGTGTAGAGCTTCCCGGCGAACCCGCTCATGGAGTATTTTCTCCTCCCTACCGTCCTGTTTTTACATACGATGAAGTAATTGCAAAAAATCCCAAGTTTGCAGCAGTGAATATTGTATTGTATCTGAAGGATAATGAGTGGTATTTTCCTTTAATCCAAAGAACGATTAATGAACATGACAGACACAGCGGGCAAATCTCATTACCCGGTGGAAAACGCGAAGAAATGGATCAGGATTTTGCAGAAACTGCAGTTCGTGAAACCTCAGAAGAAATTGGGATAGATAAACACTATGTGAAAATTATCCGGGAAATGTCTCCCATCTATGTTCCGCCAAGTAATTTTTACGTATATCCTTATATTTCGTATACTAAAAAGAATCCGCTCTTCGTTCTTCAGCAGACTGAAGCAGTGGAGACCATAGAGTTTCCGATCACTTCTTTTTTAAATCTGTCGGATACCCCTGAAATTATGGCACTTCCAAGTGCCGGCGGAAGTGAAGTTCCTGTCATCAATTTCAACGGATATATTATCTGGGGTGCTACAGCAATGATATTAAGTGAATTCAGCCAGTTGCTGAAAAAAATGTAA
- a CDS encoding lysophospholipid acyltransferase family protein has translation MAKKNIFTDAFGTPYFLKRFIIFILGVVSYRRFNGFNKLKITGTEHLVDLPDSNVLFVSNHQTYFADVAAMYHAFCAVNNGYLNTIKNPIYLLNPKIDFYYVAAEETMNKGILPKIFKIAGAVTVKRTWRAEGKNVNRMVDMSEVDNIMKALDNGWVATFPQGTTSAFAQGRRGTAKLVKNQRPIVIPIKINGFRRAFDKKGLRVKVTGVKPTMEFKAPLDIDYDNEKAPEILLKIMTAIEQTEDFNVLHNYDEELKAKKLEQKDSNN, from the coding sequence ATGGCGAAGAAAAATATTTTCACCGATGCATTCGGAACACCTTATTTTTTAAAAAGGTTTATTATTTTTATCTTAGGAGTTGTATCCTATAGAAGGTTCAACGGCTTTAATAAGTTAAAAATAACAGGAACAGAGCACCTTGTGGATCTTCCGGACTCCAATGTATTGTTTGTATCTAACCATCAGACTTATTTTGCCGATGTAGCTGCAATGTACCATGCTTTCTGTGCCGTAAATAATGGATATTTAAATACGATTAAAAATCCGATCTACCTGTTGAATCCAAAGATTGATTTTTACTATGTAGCAGCAGAAGAAACCATGAATAAAGGGATTCTTCCTAAAATTTTCAAAATTGCAGGAGCTGTAACCGTAAAAAGAACCTGGAGGGCAGAAGGAAAAAATGTCAACAGAATGGTAGACATGAGTGAGGTAGACAATATTATGAAAGCACTGGACAACGGTTGGGTGGCCACCTTCCCTCAAGGAACAACATCAGCCTTTGCCCAAGGACGAAGAGGAACTGCCAAATTGGTAAAAAACCAGCGTCCTATTGTAATCCCGATCAAGATCAACGGATTCAGAAGAGCATTTGATAAAAAAGGACTCCGTGTAAAGGTAACCGGTGTAAAACCTACCATGGAATTCAAGGCTCCTCTGGATATCGATTATGATAATGAAAAAGCACCGGAAATTCTTTTGAAGATCATGACTGCCATTGAGCAGACGGAAGACTTCAATGTATTACACAATTATGATGAAGAACTTAAAGCTAAAAAATTAGAACAAAAGGACTCAAATAATTAA
- a CDS encoding curli production assembly/transport protein CsgE has translation MMKLLSILSLNTFFVFLFIMTYGQEDKKVTARIESTTLENQIRIKAVVVNNTAVYKELNYLLISIKKGNGGNLSNNQQNGKFSVNPNQVKILSEISVNLEPKDALKAFLYIRDEESKALVAKDSLELNSDLFKKNTAKAEDDAVYELKGLTIDETKTKVGKDFYDMFYIQYSQLPDKSSSAVTISELPLRGTSGQINIQMDDKIIYSFMTNPGEDYLKEQLASSLKYIKEFTTKKNLIKNEFIY, from the coding sequence ATGATGAAACTTTTATCTATCCTGAGTTTGAATACTTTTTTTGTCTTCCTGTTCATTATGACCTATGGGCAGGAGGATAAAAAAGTAACTGCAAGAATCGAGAGTACTACACTGGAAAACCAGATCAGAATAAAGGCTGTGGTTGTTAATAATACAGCCGTTTATAAAGAACTGAACTATCTATTAATATCAATAAAAAAAGGAAATGGGGGAAATCTCTCCAACAATCAGCAAAACGGTAAGTTTTCTGTAAACCCTAACCAAGTAAAGATATTATCCGAGATCAGTGTAAACCTTGAACCAAAAGATGCTTTAAAAGCTTTCCTTTATATCCGAGATGAAGAATCTAAAGCTTTGGTAGCAAAAGACAGCCTTGAACTCAATAGTGATCTTTTTAAAAAGAATACAGCCAAGGCAGAAGATGATGCTGTTTATGAACTTAAAGGTCTTACCATTGATGAAACTAAAACCAAGGTTGGAAAAGACTTTTACGATATGTTCTATATTCAGTATAGCCAGCTTCCGGACAAGAGCAGTAGTGCTGTCACTATTTCTGAACTTCCTCTTCGCGGAACAAGCGGTCAAATCAATATTCAGATGGATGATAAAATAATCTACAGTTTTATGACCAACCCGGGAGAAGACTATTTAAAAGAACAGTTAGCTTCCAGCTTAAAATATATCAAGGAATTTACAACAAAGAAAAACCTTATAAAAAATGAATTTATCTATTAA
- a CDS encoding LysR family transcriptional regulator: MVNLEWYRTFKAIYKTGTLTGAADALFISQPGVSLHLSSLEAYVGYKLFDRTGRKMIPTERGKVLFNAVAEPLTKLEDVEKNFQKSTEKHTPTISVGMCFETFQTTLEQYVSSLPFNLIISFGEYPEMLDQLDKGILDLIITPKKGSSPNIEHEAFSSEQIILVGGKDVDLEAFKKVLKTKDAEQVEAWLKNEKWYGTTGDMEHLFQFWTLNFGHKPNFRPNYIVPNLNSIIRCLKGGAGLAVVPDFLCKNEIESGEIKLIWEGKKKLENTLYFGCRKKTNYQTEIEHIKGLFRNMMGK, translated from the coding sequence ATGGTTAATTTAGAATGGTATCGTACTTTTAAGGCGATCTATAAAACCGGGACGTTAACAGGTGCAGCTGATGCCTTGTTCATTTCGCAGCCTGGGGTGAGCTTGCATTTAAGTTCACTGGAAGCGTATGTAGGATATAAGTTGTTCGACAGAACGGGTAGGAAGATGATCCCTACGGAGAGAGGAAAAGTATTGTTCAATGCAGTTGCAGAACCTCTTACCAAGCTGGAAGATGTAGAAAAGAACTTTCAGAAGTCTACAGAAAAACATACGCCAACCATTAGTGTGGGAATGTGTTTTGAAACTTTTCAGACTACGCTGGAGCAATATGTTTCTTCATTACCTTTCAACCTGATTATCAGTTTTGGAGAATATCCTGAAATGCTGGATCAATTGGATAAAGGGATTTTGGATCTTATCATCACTCCAAAAAAAGGATCTTCACCCAATATAGAACATGAAGCATTTTCTTCTGAACAGATCATTCTGGTGGGTGGAAAAGATGTAGACCTAGAAGCATTCAAAAAGGTTTTAAAAACAAAAGATGCAGAGCAGGTTGAAGCGTGGCTGAAGAATGAAAAATGGTACGGAACCACAGGAGATATGGAACATCTTTTCCAGTTCTGGACTTTAAATTTTGGTCATAAACCTAACTTCCGCCCAAATTATATCGTTCCTAATCTCAATTCTATCATCCGTTGTCTGAAAGGAGGTGCCGGATTAGCCGTTGTTCCGGATTTCTTATGTAAAAATGAAATCGAAAGCGGAGAAATCAAGCTGATCTGGGAAGGAAAGAAAAAGTTGGAAAACACTTTATATTTCGGATGCAGAAAAAAGACCAATTACCAAACGGAAATAGAACATATTAAGGGATTATTCCGTAATATGATGGGCAAGTAA
- a CDS encoding aldo/keto reductase: MQKKTYTGQPVVTLNNGVDIPALGFGVWQMEDLKECENAVIKAIQTGYRMIDTAAIYQNETAVGAAVKNSGVDRDELFITSKVWVQDHGYEKAKSAFQRTLNRLQMDYLDMYLIHWPYGDFLGTWKALEELYQEGKIKAIGVCNFTVEKLEELKANSTILPVINQIELHPVFQQKELQVYDRENNIVTQPWSPLGNGNANLLSNTELKAVAEKYGKTVAQVILRWHLQEGFVVIPKSVTPSRIEENFNVFDFELTEDEMNVVRSLDTGKRLFFDPKDPEWEQKMLKSVADI, encoded by the coding sequence ATGCAAAAGAAAACCTATACGGGGCAACCTGTAGTAACTTTAAATAACGGAGTGGATATTCCCGCGTTAGGCTTTGGAGTATGGCAGATGGAGGACCTGAAAGAATGCGAAAATGCTGTTATTAAAGCTATTCAGACAGGATACCGAATGATTGATACAGCAGCAATCTATCAAAATGAAACTGCGGTAGGAGCTGCGGTAAAAAACAGTGGAGTAGACAGAGATGAATTGTTTATCACTTCTAAAGTCTGGGTTCAGGATCATGGCTATGAAAAAGCAAAAAGTGCCTTCCAGAGAACACTGAACAGACTGCAGATGGATTATCTGGATATGTATCTTATCCACTGGCCGTATGGTGACTTCTTAGGAACATGGAAAGCTTTGGAAGAACTGTATCAGGAAGGAAAAATTAAAGCAATTGGGGTTTGTAATTTTACTGTTGAAAAATTAGAGGAACTAAAAGCGAACTCAACGATTCTTCCGGTAATTAATCAGATTGAGCTGCATCCTGTATTCCAGCAAAAAGAATTACAGGTGTATGACAGAGAAAATAATATTGTAACACAACCATGGAGCCCGCTTGGAAATGGAAATGCCAACCTTTTAAGCAATACTGAGCTGAAGGCAGTTGCTGAAAAATATGGAAAAACGGTTGCTCAGGTAATTTTGAGATGGCATTTACAGGAAGGCTTTGTAGTGATTCCAAAATCTGTGACACCATCTAGAATTGAAGAAAACTTTAATGTATTTGATTTTGAACTAACAGAAGATGAAATGAATGTTGTTCGTTCTTTAGATACTGGAAAAAGATTATTCTTTGATCCTAAAGACCCGGAATGGGAGCAGAAAATGCTTAAGTCTGTAGCGGATATTTAA
- a CDS encoding NAD(P)H-dependent oxidoreductase, with amino-acid sequence MKKVLIINGGQNFGHSGGKYNQTIAENTLAVLKEFDNVEVKITNVSEHYDKHEEVEKFVWADYIIYHTPIWWFQLPNGLKKYIDEVFTAGHAKGIYMSDGRNAANPEINYGTGGMLGGRKYMVTTSWNAPATAFTLPGEFFDEKSVDEGPLFGFHRMNAFVSLEKMESFHFHDVEKNANIERDMKLYSEHVRNVFEKELKQELVS; translated from the coding sequence ATGAAAAAAGTACTAATCATCAACGGAGGACAAAATTTCGGACATTCCGGAGGAAAATATAATCAGACCATCGCAGAAAATACATTAGCAGTTCTTAAAGAATTTGATAATGTAGAAGTAAAAATCACCAATGTAAGTGAACATTATGACAAGCATGAAGAGGTGGAAAAATTTGTTTGGGCAGATTATATCATTTATCACACTCCCATCTGGTGGTTCCAGCTTCCGAACGGATTAAAAAAATATATTGATGAAGTGTTCACAGCAGGTCATGCAAAAGGTATTTATATGAGTGACGGAAGAAATGCTGCAAACCCTGAGATCAATTACGGTACAGGAGGAATGCTCGGCGGAAGAAAATATATGGTAACCACAAGCTGGAATGCTCCTGCTACAGCATTTACACTTCCTGGAGAATTTTTTGATGAAAAAAGTGTAGATGAAGGACCTTTATTTGGTTTTCACAGAATGAATGCCTTTGTATCATTAGAAAAAATGGAAAGTTTCCACTTCCATGATGTGGAAAAAAATGCCAACATAGAGCGTGATATGAAGCTTTACAGTGAACATGTGAGAAACGTATTTGAAAAAGAATTAAAACAGGAACTGGTATCATGA
- a CDS encoding UDP-N-acetylmuramate--L-alanine ligase — protein MKTHFIAIGGSAMHNLAIALKDKGYQVTGSDDAIFEPSKSRLEKKGILPQEMGWFPEKITPDIDAVILGMHAHQDNPELAKAKELGLKIYSYPEFLYEQSKNKTRVVIAGSHGKTTITSMILHVLNFHQKDVDFMVGAQLEGFDCMVKLTQDNDFMVLEGDEYLSSPIDLRSKFLLYQPNIALMSGIAWDHINVFKTFDDYIEQFRKFVASITPGGVLVYNEEDPEVVKVVENAENYFRKIPYKTPEYEISNGKVYLKTEMGDVPLSVFGAHNLLNMEGARHICQQLGIMDEDFYEAIMSFKGASKRLEKVERDDKGTLYKDFAHAPSKVKAAVKAFKEQFKNEKKYGFLELHTYSSLNPAFLEQYDHAMDGLEEAIVFYSEDALKIKRMEPISPEFIKEKFKNDNLRVFTNAEDLHTYWNTLDKTDGVYLMMSSGNFGGLDLTK, from the coding sequence TTGAAAACCCACTTCATTGCTATTGGCGGAAGCGCCATGCACAATCTTGCCATCGCCTTAAAAGATAAAGGATATCAGGTTACCGGTTCAGATGATGCTATTTTTGAACCATCAAAATCCAGATTGGAGAAAAAGGGAATATTGCCTCAGGAAATGGGTTGGTTCCCGGAAAAAATCACTCCGGATATTGATGCGGTTATTCTTGGAATGCATGCTCACCAGGATAATCCTGAATTGGCAAAGGCAAAAGAATTAGGGTTAAAAATATATTCTTACCCGGAATTTTTATACGAGCAGTCTAAAAATAAAACAAGAGTGGTTATTGCCGGATCACACGGGAAAACAACCATTACTTCCATGATTCTTCATGTTCTGAATTTCCATCAGAAAGATGTAGACTTTATGGTAGGAGCCCAATTGGAAGGTTTCGACTGTATGGTAAAACTTACTCAGGATAATGATTTCATGGTATTGGAAGGTGATGAGTATCTTTCTTCCCCTATTGACCTGCGTTCAAAATTTTTATTATACCAACCGAATATCGCTTTAATGAGTGGGATTGCTTGGGATCATATCAATGTTTTCAAAACATTTGATGATTATATTGAACAGTTCAGAAAATTTGTAGCGAGCATTACTCCCGGTGGTGTTTTGGTATACAATGAAGAAGATCCTGAGGTAGTGAAAGTAGTGGAAAATGCTGAAAATTATTTCAGAAAGATTCCTTACAAAACTCCGGAATATGAGATCAGCAACGGAAAAGTGTATTTAAAAACTGAAATGGGAGATGTTCCTCTTTCTGTTTTCGGTGCACACAACCTGTTGAATATGGAAGGAGCAAGACATATCTGCCAGCAGCTGGGAATTATGGATGAGGATTTCTATGAAGCGATCATGAGTTTTAAAGGAGCTTCCAAACGTCTTGAAAAGGTAGAAAGAGACGATAAAGGAACATTGTATAAAGACTTTGCTCACGCTCCAAGCAAAGTAAAGGCCGCTGTAAAAGCATTCAAGGAGCAATTTAAAAATGAAAAGAAGTATGGCTTCCTTGAACTTCATACCTATTCCAGCTTAAATCCTGCTTTTTTAGAGCAATATGACCATGCTATGGATGGATTGGAAGAAGCTATCGTTTTCTATTCTGAAGATGCTTTAAAGATCAAAAGAATGGAACCTATCTCTCCGGAATTTATTAAAGAAAAGTTCAAGAATGACAACCTAAGAGTTTTCACCAATGCTGAAGACCTTCACACCTACTGGAATACATTAGATAAAACAGATGGAGTTTATCTGATGATGAGTTCAGGAAACTTTGGCGGACTTGATTTAACAAAATAA